Proteins co-encoded in one Gossypium arboreum isolate Shixiya-1 chromosome 11, ASM2569848v2, whole genome shotgun sequence genomic window:
- the LOC108472811 gene encoding uncharacterized protein LOC108472811 isoform X1, with protein sequence MEAIGTGAAANVSSEAAKGIFHQVKHHIRYVIFYQKIVDKFEQKHRTLIAKRTSVQQDVDVAERNGEKIKADVLDWRHRVEKVVTEKEKKVKDLEVKAKTKCFLGLCPNIKSRYQLSRKAEEAAATFDELIKDCQFGRVGYLDVPEPVVHTDFEAFKSREKVFNDIVESLKDATTSMIGVYGMAGVSKTSLVNEVERQLHEVKLFDSVVRAIVSRIPDIKEVQDQMAYSLGLKLEENSPVVRARRLCERLRKKKNVLIILDDLWKKLDLAEVGIPFGSQHKGCKILLTSRYQNVLSNGMDATKTFAIGDLDDEEAWEFFKKMAGDSVESDEELRSTAIEVAKKCARLPLALATVARALRNRSLFVWRDALQQLQRPYLKKSSSEISAEVHSAIELSINHLSSEDLKQIFLLCSLLRRDTRIEDLLRYACGFGLIKGVNTMKAARDRLLKMMSTLKESCLLLDSKSTNEEYFDVHDLTYIVAKSIASKDNQVLALTDEDEDEDEEEDVVTDWRNGESMKECNKIILQHPNINKLPDQLNCPQLFLFLLFNKDLSLTLPDNFFKEAKDLKVLDLTGVHFSSLPSSICLLTSLSTLCLDHCNLGDNLTIIGALKNLNVLSLLQSDIKIVPKEIGQLLKLKLLDVSGCTKLEKISADVLPRLSKLEELYMGGASIQWGKPNASLAELNTLSHLSTLEVQIPDAMAAPEDFFQKLQKLERYRICIGKEWERFGNYQYSRILKLRLNTRIDDLDHGIKKLVKRTQDLELEELKGVKIALKELTDEERPSHLQNLHIRNGLDIESIINDKIEFPRLQSLTLQGLPQLVSFCSQDKIDATSLPQLELPLFGEKISFPSLEKLHLSSLNVTRVWHNQLSNVSFCTHEKLTTLKIEGCGNIKYLLSFSMAKYLVHLKYFEITACNCLREIIFLEDIEEETQATMALSLFPQLKSLELKDLQRLSGFCSNSQNKVIEFPFMKSMAIYNCPKLDGFICRYTREGNRRISSQGDLFDNKVAFPSLEEMSICYLRKMKMIWRNPLPPNSFPKLQQLRVEGCDKLLTIFPSNMLTTFQRLHRLTVNTCGSLQQVFEIMHDEKETALLATAQLRELHIGGLPKLKYIWKNDPKGIFSFKKICAISVLGCRSLKNVFPASVAKDLPQLGYLAISDCGVEEIVSKLEEGSNSEIAVNFKFDQLYALMLWRLPELKCFYPGKYTAKWPMLNKLEVVECGKMKILGTQLDSPIHPPLFLVEKVIPKLQHLTLDSDYIAMISDGQFSSSLFHEIKAFQVHGHGAKSIDFRISFLERFYALENLTISYYEIKELFCTEGDTGNEEMYAGTLSTIRNLKLVALNNLKDYLWKQYVQVDHILPKLETIEVHDCYNLISLGSSSASFQNLTTLDVWNCEAMKYLDTCLAVQVMAQLKKLMVKDCISMTEIVATEGDEATCDIIFSRLKSLELVNLPRLKSFCSGNHTFGFPCLEELIVSGCPELEIFCKGVLTNPPLLQKVEYGNDNGHWYIDLNNTIQQMYSIKAGFQAIGYLVLSEFSKSIEIWKENIHGSLDFKKLKVLEVYKCNSMTYIFSVSMALDLAQLEDIKVKQCPIMEQIIKKGAEETEMVTLLLPMLKKIRLESCSRLTSFCMGSITLQCPSLHEIAVDDCPKMYALASKREQEDIEVVGREKIPFFNHKVLCANLQYLELSSTNIKKLWPDKPDRAISSNVLNLQILIVKGCHNLEYLFPSLLVKKFERLHQLSLLDSKNMEEIIFTDGLAAGEGIPIYVFTKLQILELIRLPKLRTFCHQENSETNTLFNQKVAFPSLNDLRIVGMGKFRKIWHDKLTMGSFHELTFLMVEQCDRLSNILPFDMVERLEKLETLQILECESVKEIIGLADDHELNSNESIELKSTTKFVFPKIRQLILRKLPKLIGFYSKVHTTDWPLLKQLEVCECSKVETFAGEHLNFRETQGESQPVLSVQQPLFWVTKETFPNLEELFLVRNGYMKVWLGHGPDPKQYCPKLRKLYCPKT encoded by the exons atggaagCAATTGGTACTGGTGCTGCTGCCAATGTCTCTTCCGAAGCTGCCAAAGGTATTTTCCACCAAGTTAAACATCATATTAGATATGTAATCTTCTACCAGAAAATTGTGGACAAGTTCGAGCAGAAACACAGGACGTTGATTGCAAAAAGAACTAGTGTGCAGCAAGATGTTGATGTTGCAGAAAGGAACGGGGAGAAGATTAAAGCCGATGTCCTGGATTGGCGCCACAGAGTGGAGAAGGTTGTCACTGAAAAGGAGAAGAAAGTGAAGGATCTTGAAGTCAAAGCAAAGACCAAGTGCTTCCTTGGCTTGTGTCCCAATATCAAGTCTCGCTACCAGCTTAGCAGGAAAGCAGAAGAAGCTGCTGCTACTTTTGATGAGCTTATCAAAGATTGCCAGTTTGGGCGCGTGGGATACCTTGATGTTCCTGAACCCGTAGTCCATACAGACTTTGAGGCCTTTAAATCAAGAGAGAAGGTTTTCAATGATATCGTGGAGTCACTGAAAGATGCAACAACAAGCATGATTGGAGTGTACGGGATGGCTGGTGTGAGCAAAACATCGCTGGTCAACGAAGTTGAGAGACAACTCCATGAGGTCAAGTTATTCGATTCAGTAGTTAGGGCAATTGTATCTCGAATTCCTGACATTAAGGAAGTCCAAGACCAAATGGCGTACTCATTGGGTTTGAAGCTTGAAGAAAACAGTCCGGTTGTAAGAGCCCGTAGATTGTGTGAAAGGTTAAGGAAGAAGAAAAATGTTCTTATTATTTTGGATGATCTTTGGAAGAAACTGGATCTAGCGGAAGTCGGAATTCCATTTGGAAGTCAACACAAAGGATGCAAAATACTGTTGACCTCAAGATATCAAAATGTTCTAAGCAATGGGATGGATGCTACAAAGACCTTTGCAATTGGTGATTTAGATGACGAAGAAGCTTGGGAGTTCTTTAAGAAGATGGCCGGGGACAGTGTTGAAAGTGATGAGGAGCTGCGATCTACAGCAATTGAGGTAGCCAAGAAATGTGCAAGATTACCGCTTGCCCTTGCAACAGTTGCAAGGGCGTTGCGAAATAGAAGTTTATTTGTTTGGAGGGATGCTTTACAACAACTACAGAGGCCTTACTTAAAAAAAAGCTCGAGTGAGATATCTGCTGAGGTACATTCGGCTATTGAGTTGAGTATCAATCATTTATCGAGTGAAGACCTCAAGCAGATTTTCCTGCTTTGCAGTTTACTGCGTCGTGACACTAGGATTGAAGACTTGTTGAGATATGCTTGTGGTTTTGGTCTAATTAAAGGAGTCAACACCATGAAAGCAGCACGAGATAGGCTGTTAAAAATGATGAGTACCCTCAAAGAATCTTGTTTGTTGCTTGATAGTAAAAGTACCAATGAGGAGTACTTTGATGTGCATGATCTTACTTATATTGTGGCTAAATCAATCGCTTCAAAGGACAATCAAGTGCTTGCTTTAACGGATGAGGACGAGGATGAGGATGAGGAAGAGGATGTTGTAACAGATTGGCGAAATGGAGAGTCAATGAAAGAGTGCAACAAGATTATTTTGCAGCATCCTAATATCAACAAGCTTCCTGACCAGTTGAATTGTCCGcagctttttcttttccttttgtttAACAAGGATCTCTCCTTGACGTTGCCAGATAACTTCTTCAAGGAAGCAAAAGATCTTAAAGTCTTAGATTTGACTGGCGTGCATTTTTCTTCTTTACCTTCATCAATTTGTCTCCTAACTAGCCTCAGTACACTGTGCCTAGATCACTGCAATCTGGGAGATAACCTAACCATTATTGGAGCGCTCAAGAACTTAAATGTGCTTAGCCTTTTGCAATCTGATATCAAAATTGTACCCAAGGAAATTGGGCAATTGTTGAAGCTAAAGTTGTTAGATGTAAGTGGCTGTACTAAACTCGAAAAAATATCAGCTGACGTCTTGCCACGTTTGTCAAAATTAGAAGAATTATATATGGGTGGCGCTTCTATTCAATGGGGAAAACCCAATGCTAGTCTTGCTGAACTGAACACACTGTCTCATTTGTCCACTTTAGAAGTTCAAATTCCGGACGCCATGGCTGCTCCAGAGGACTTCTTTCAAAAGTTGCAAAAGTTGGAAAGATACAGGATTTGCATAGGAAAGGAATGGGAGCGGTTTGGCAACTACCAATATTCAAGAATCTTAAAACTCAGATTAAAcacaagaattgatgatttggatCATGGAATTAAGAAGTTGGTAAAGAGAACTCAAGATTTAGAATTGGAAGAACTGAAAGGTGTGAAGATTGCACTGAAGGAGTTAACAGATGAGGAAAGACCATCACATTTGCAGAATCTGCATATCCGAAATGGTTTGGATATTGAATCGATCATTAATGATAAAATTGAATTTCCTCGATTGCAGTCCTTGACATTGCAGGGTCTTCCTCAACTCGTTAGCTTTTGCTCTCAAGACAAAATCGATGCTACCTCATTGCCTCAACTTGAATTGCCACTTTTCGGAGAAAAG ATATCGTTCCCTTCCTTGGAGAAATTGCACTTGTCATCGCTTAATGTTACAAGGGTATGGCACAATCAGTTGTCAAATGTATCTTTTTGTACTCATGAGAAGTTAACCACATTGAAAATCGAGGGTTGTGGAAACATAAAATACCTATTATCATTTTCTATGGCTAAATATCTAGTTCATCTCAAATACTTTGAGATAACTGCGTGCAACTGCTTGAGAGAGATAATTTTTTTGGAGGATATAGAAGAAGAAACTCAGGCTACCATGGCTTTATCATTATTTCCTCAGTTAAAGTCCTTAGAGCTAAAGGATCTTCAGCGTTTGAGTGGATTTTGTTCCAACTCCCAAAATAAAGTTATTGAATTTCCATTCATGAAGTCAATGGCGATATACAACTGTCCAAAATTGGACGGTTTCATTTGTAGATATACAAGGGAAGGGAACCGACGAATCTCTAGTCAAGGTGATCTGTTTGACAATAAG GTTGCATTTCCCAGTTTGGAGGAAATGAGTATTTGCTACTTGAGAAAGATGAAGATGATATGGCGGAACCCACTTCCACCAAATTCATTCCCCAAACTACAACAATTGAGAGTTGAAGGATGTGATAAGTTGTTAACCATTTTCCCATCTAATATGCTGACAACATTTCAAAGGCTGCACCGTCTAACTGTAAACACTTGTGGTTCCTTACAGCAAGTATTTGAAATCATGCATGATGAAAAAGAAACCGCTTTGCTTGCAACCGCTCAACTAAGAGAATTGCATATTGGAGGATTACCAAAGTTGAAATATATTTGGAAAAATGATCCCAAAGgaattttttcatttaaaaaaatctGTGCAATATCTGTTTTGGGCTGTCGAAGTTTGAAGAATGTATTTCCAGCCTCAGTAGCCAAAGACCTACCACAACTTGGTTATCTTGCAATATCTGATTGTGGAGTGGAGGAGATTGTTTCCAAATTAGAGGAAGGATCAAATTCGGAAATAGCCGTCAATTTCAAGTTTGATCAACTATACGCCCTTATGCTTTGGAGGCTACCAGAATTGAAATGCTTCTACCCAGGTAAATATACTGCAAAGTGGCCAATGTTAAACAAGTTGGAAGTAGTTGAGTGTGGGAAAATGAAGATCTTAGGTACACAACTTGATTCCCCAATCCATCCACCGCTTTTCTTGGTTGAAAAG GTCATCCCTAAACTACAACATTTGACATTAGATAGTGATTACATTGCAATGATAAGTGATGGTCAATTTTCAAGCAGCCTTTTTCATGAAATAAAAGCTTTTCAAGTGCATGGCCACGGTGCTAAATCAATTGATTTCCGAATTTCTTTCCTTGAGAGATTCTACGCTCTTGAAAACCTTACCATCTCTTATTATGAAATAAAAGAGCTATTTTGTACTGAAGGAGATACCGGTAATGAGGAGATGTATGCTGGGACTTTGTCAACAATTAGAAACTTAAAATTGGTAGCTCTTAATAATCTAAAAGATTATTTATGGAAGCAATACGTACAGGTGGACCACATTCTGCCCAAACTTGAGACTATTGAAGTTCACGATTGTTACAATTTGATCAGCTTAGGATCATCCTCGGCATCATTCCAAAATCTCACCACATTGGATGTGTGGAATTGCGAAGCTATGAAATACTTAGATACGTGTTTAGCAGTCCAAGTTATGGCCCAACTCAAGAAGTTGATGGTAAAAGACTGCATTTCAATGACAGAAATAGTTGCAACTGAGGGAGATGAAGCAACTTGTGACATTATTTTCAGCAGGTTGAAAAGTTTGGAACTTGTGAATCTACCGCGACTTAAGAGCTTTTGTTCAGGCAACCACACATTTGGATTCCCATGTTTAGAGGAATTAATAGTGAGTGGTTGCCCTGAATTGGAGATATTTTGTAAGGGAGTTTTAACTAATCCACCATTATTGCAAAAAGTAGAGTATGGAAATGATAATGGACATTGGTATATTGACCTTAATAACACTATCCAACAAATGTATTCAATAAAG GCTGGGTTCCAAGCTATCGGGTATTTAGTCCTCTcagaattttcaaagtcaattgAAATATGGAAGGAGAACATTCATGGAAGTTTAGATTTCAAGAAACTTAAGGTTTTAGAAGTTTATAAGTGTAATAGCATGACATACATATTTAGCGTTTCCATGGCTTTAGATCTTGCGCAACTAGAAGACATAAAAGTGAAACAATGCCCTATAATGGAGCAGATTATCAAAAAAGGAGCAGAGGAAACTGAAATGGTTACACTCTTGTTACCCATGCTTAAGAAGATAAGACTTGAGTCATGTTCAAGGTTGACAAGTTTTTGTATGGGAAGCATTACCCTGCAATGTCCGTCTTTGCATGAAATTGCAGTAGATGATTGCCCAAAGATGTATGCACTGGCATCTAAAAGGGAGCAAGAGGATATAGAGGTAGTTGGCAGAGAAAAGATACCCTTTTTCAATCATAAG GTTTTGTGTGCCAACTTGCAGTACTTGGAactttcatcaactaacatcaaaaaATTATGGCCTGATAAACCAGACAGGGCTATATCCTCTAATGTTCTGAACTTACAAATCTTAATTGTGAAGGGTTGCCACAATTTGGAATATCTATTCCCATCCCTTTTAGTAAAAAAATTTGAGCGGCTCCATCAACTTAGCCTTCTTGATTCCAAAAACATGGAAGAAATAATATTTACAGATGGATTAGCAGCAGGAGAAGGGATACCGATTTACGTGTTCACTAAGCTACAAATACTGGAGCTCATTAGGCTTCCAAAACTAAGGACATTCTGCCATCAAGAAAACTCAGAGACCAATACTCTTTTCAACCAAAAG GTTGCGTTTCCTAGTTTGAATGATTTGAGAATTGTAGGCATGGGAAAGTTTAGAAAGATATGGCACGATAAACTCACTATGGGTTCATTTCATGAATTAACCTTCCTTATGGTCGAACAGTGTGACAGACTTTCGAATATTTTACCATTTGATATGGTGGAAAGACTTGAAAAACTAGAAACTCTGCAAATATTGGAATGTGAGTCGGTAAAAGAAATAATTGGACTTGCTGACGATCATGAACTCAACTCAAATGAATCGATTGAGCTCAAATCAACCACCAAGTTTGTGTTTCCTAAAATAAGACAGCTGATACTTCGTAAGCTACCCAAATTGATTGGTTTCTACTCCAAGGTGCATACTACAGATTGGCCATTGTTAAAACAATTGGAGGTGTGTGAATGCAGCAAGGTGGAGACATTCGCTGGGGAGCATCTCAACTTTAGAGAAACACAAGGAGAGAGCCAACCCGTTCTCTCTGTTCAACAACCCCTATTTTGGGTCACTAAG GAAACATTCCCCAATTTAGAAGAATTATTTTTGGTTCGGAATGGCTATATGAAGGTATGGCTTGGACATGGACCAGATCCGAAACAATATTGTCCCAAACTAAGAAAGTTATATTGTCCCAAAACATGA